A single Actinomadura algeriensis DNA region contains:
- a CDS encoding histidine phosphatase family protein, whose product MAGVRALQWLNLTRHGESTGNLAWREAERAGAEDAGIPERDADVPLSDLGRAQAETLGRRLAALPPDERPTMVVSSPYLRALDTARIALGQTSWAAPAAPDGLRLRVDERLRDREQGVLQGLTARGVRRRFPAEAERAARLGKFYHRPPGGESWADLALRLRSFYRDLAADAPGGRVLVVAHDAIVVVTRYLVEELTEQEIMQIEKEPIGNCSLTRWQGDGGGALRPVCYNDSTHLTAPGGG is encoded by the coding sequence ATGGCGGGCGTGAGAGCGCTGCAGTGGCTGAACCTGACCCGGCACGGCGAGAGCACCGGCAACCTGGCCTGGCGGGAGGCGGAGCGCGCGGGCGCCGAGGACGCCGGCATCCCCGAGCGGGACGCGGACGTCCCGCTGTCGGACCTCGGCCGCGCCCAGGCCGAGACCCTCGGCCGCCGCCTCGCCGCACTCCCCCCGGACGAGCGCCCCACCATGGTCGTCTCGTCCCCCTACCTGCGGGCGCTCGACACCGCCCGGATCGCCCTCGGGCAGACGTCCTGGGCCGCGCCCGCCGCGCCGGACGGGCTGCGCCTGCGCGTGGACGAACGGCTCCGCGACCGTGAGCAGGGCGTCCTGCAGGGCCTCACCGCCCGCGGGGTGCGGCGCCGGTTCCCCGCCGAGGCGGAGCGGGCGGCGCGGCTCGGCAAGTTCTACCATCGCCCGCCCGGCGGGGAGTCGTGGGCCGACCTCGCGCTGCGGCTGCGCAGCTTCTACCGGGACCTGGCGGCGGACGCCCCGGGCGGCCGGGTGCTGGTCGTGGCGCACGACGCGATCGTCGTCGTGACCCGCTACCTGGTGGAGGAGCTGACGGAGCAGGAGATCATGCAGATCGAGAAGGAACCGATCGGCAACTGCTCGCTGACCCGCTGGCAGGGCGACGGCGGCGGCGCGCTGCGCCCCGTCTGCTACAACGACAGCACCCACCTGACCGCCCCCGGCGGCGGCTGA
- a CDS encoding TetR/AcrR family transcriptional regulator, producing MTTEYSGGGDPRRSLELLWGVQPAPRRGPKPKLTVAEIVRTAVAVADAEGLDALSMRRVADELGVAPMSIYTYVPSKAELIDVMFDRALAELTPPDDVPGGWRPKLEHLARDNWDLYHRHPWLLHVAAVRPPMGPAMFAKYEFELRAVDGIGLTDVEMDSVVALVTGFAESSARVSVNVAEAERRTGMDDVQWWESIAPLMEEIDTGGNEYPLSARVGASAGAEYQGPVGPRHAFDFGLARILDGIEVLIAARG from the coding sequence GTGACGACCGAGTACAGCGGCGGCGGCGACCCGAGGCGCAGCCTCGAACTCCTGTGGGGCGTCCAGCCCGCCCCCAGGCGCGGCCCGAAGCCCAAACTGACCGTGGCGGAGATCGTCCGGACCGCCGTCGCGGTCGCCGACGCCGAGGGCCTGGACGCCCTCTCGATGCGCCGCGTCGCCGACGAGCTCGGCGTCGCCCCGATGTCGATCTACACCTACGTGCCGAGCAAGGCCGAGCTGATCGACGTCATGTTCGACCGCGCCCTCGCCGAGCTCACCCCGCCCGACGACGTCCCCGGCGGCTGGCGTCCCAAGCTCGAGCACCTCGCCCGCGACAACTGGGACCTGTACCACCGGCACCCCTGGCTGCTGCACGTCGCCGCCGTCCGCCCGCCGATGGGCCCCGCGATGTTCGCCAAGTACGAGTTCGAACTCCGCGCCGTCGACGGCATCGGCCTCACCGACGTCGAGATGGACTCGGTCGTCGCGCTCGTCACCGGCTTCGCCGAGAGCTCCGCCCGCGTCTCGGTCAACGTCGCCGAGGCCGAACGGCGCACCGGCATGGACGACGTGCAGTGGTGGGAGAGCATCGCCCCGCTGATGGAGGAGATCGACACGGGCGGGAACGAGTACCCGCTGAGCGCCCGCGTCGGCGCGAGCGCCGGAGCGGAGTACCAGGGCCCCGTGGGCCCGCGCCACGCGTTCGACTTCGGGCTCGCGCGCATCCTGGACGGCATCGAAGTCCTGATCGCCGCACGAGGCTGA
- a CDS encoding NERD domain-containing protein, which produces MFGSSIYLRDRPALTGGSPQAIYADLWQRDQKKRLRTRAILAGGTLLAAGLLVNGVFGIASAILVAAADTFVHWRIYHASRVWRLGSRGDERMGRLLRLTRERRGHRVLHGRAVPGHGTVDQLVIGSDGLWLVHNEAWHPEAELSHHGGRLFVDGRTKTKLVREITARAEAAANLISEGAGTPVKVRPLLAVHGGEMPRRTRLFSADGIVFGTPLRLLRYMHRNPSADYSPDEIDAIMRAAVLALPIGGRQMAPAA; this is translated from the coding sequence ATGTTCGGCAGCTCCATCTACCTGCGGGACCGTCCCGCGCTCACCGGCGGATCTCCCCAGGCCATCTACGCGGACCTCTGGCAGCGCGACCAGAAAAAGCGGCTGCGGACCCGCGCCATTCTGGCGGGCGGGACGCTGCTGGCGGCGGGACTGCTGGTCAACGGGGTATTCGGAATCGCTTCGGCGATCCTGGTCGCCGCCGCGGACACGTTCGTCCATTGGCGCATTTATCACGCTTCGCGCGTGTGGCGGCTCGGATCGCGCGGGGATGAGCGGATGGGACGGCTGCTGCGCCTCACCCGCGAACGGCGCGGCCACCGGGTCCTGCACGGGCGCGCGGTGCCCGGGCACGGCACCGTCGACCAGCTGGTCATCGGCTCGGACGGCCTGTGGCTGGTGCACAACGAGGCGTGGCACCCCGAGGCCGAGCTGTCGCACCACGGCGGCCGGCTGTTCGTCGACGGCCGCACCAAGACCAAGCTCGTCCGGGAGATCACCGCGCGGGCGGAGGCCGCCGCGAACCTGATCTCCGAGGGCGCCGGAACCCCCGTGAAGGTGCGCCCGCTGCTGGCCGTGCACGGCGGCGAGATGCCCCGCCGGACGCGCCTGTTCAGCGCGGACGGCATCGTGTTCGGCACCCCGCTGCGGCTCCTGCGGTACATGCACCGCAACCCGTCCGCCGACTACTCCCCCGACGAGATCGACGCGATCATGCGCGCCGCCGTGCTCGCCCTGCCGATCGGCGGGCGGCAGATGGCGCCCGCGGCCTGA
- the hrpB gene encoding ATP-dependent helicase HrpB: protein MTDDRLAAAERLPVHRAVPDLRAALASHGAAVLAAPPGTGKTTLVPLALAGLALPAPAPEGKITVVEPRRLAARAAARRMAWLLGERPGRRVGVTVRGEHRPGSRIEVVTTGVLLQRLQDDPELPGTDVVIMDECHERHLDADTALAFLRDARDALRPDLRLVAASATADTAPWSRLLGDAPVVETAAALHPVEVVWAPPSRPVPPPHGMRVDPALLAHVAATVRRALSERDGDVLCFLPGAGEIARVAGLLRDAPAEILQVHGQAPPAAQDAVLAPGARPRVVLATSVAESSLTVPGVRLVVDSGLAREPRTDHARGLGALTTVRASRAAAEQRAGRAGREAPGAVYRCWAEHDHARLPARPRPEIELADLTGFALQAACWGDPDARSLALLDPPPPAALDAARATLHAIGAVAADGRVTGRGRRLARVGVHPRLARALLDGAREVGPRAAAEVVALLSEPAPRAAGDDLTAAWRALRRPGPPADAADAHAARWRDESRRLQAALPEQKHTPAAPAGRGGASVGGGGRGDDGVAGVVVALAFPERVARVRVEGGRDFLMASGTGAVLGDGSALAGARPRWLAVAAADRPAGAASARIRQAVAIDEDVARFAAAPLAAAGEEVAWRDGDVVARRVERLGAIELDARPLRDPDPERVRAALRDGVRALGTGVLTWTPAATALRERLAFLHRALGEPWPAVDDAALLAHVPDWATAAGARGRAGLARIDVAAALRGLLPWDLAARLDELAPERIEVPSGSRIRVDYAPDRPVLAAKLQELFGWEAAPRLAGGRVPVAVHLLSPAGRPAAVTSDLASFWREGYRAVRAELRGRYPRHPWPDDPVAAVPTKRTNRRR from the coding sequence GTGACCGACGACCGCCTCGCCGCGGCCGAACGCCTGCCCGTTCACCGCGCCGTCCCGGACCTGCGCGCCGCGCTCGCCTCCCACGGCGCGGCCGTCCTCGCCGCGCCCCCCGGCACCGGCAAGACCACGCTCGTCCCGCTCGCCCTCGCCGGCCTGGCGCTGCCCGCCCCGGCGCCCGAGGGCAAGATCACCGTGGTGGAGCCCCGCCGCCTCGCGGCGCGCGCCGCCGCCCGCCGGATGGCGTGGCTGCTCGGCGAACGCCCCGGCCGCCGCGTCGGCGTCACCGTCCGCGGCGAGCACCGCCCCGGCTCGCGGATCGAGGTCGTCACCACCGGCGTCCTCCTGCAGCGCCTCCAGGACGACCCCGAACTGCCGGGCACCGACGTGGTGATCATGGACGAGTGCCACGAGCGGCACCTGGACGCCGACACCGCACTGGCGTTCCTGCGCGACGCCCGCGACGCCCTCCGCCCCGACCTGCGTCTGGTCGCCGCCTCCGCCACCGCCGACACCGCCCCGTGGTCGCGGCTCCTGGGCGACGCACCGGTCGTGGAGACCGCCGCGGCGCTGCACCCCGTCGAGGTCGTGTGGGCGCCGCCGTCCCGTCCCGTCCCGCCCCCGCACGGCATGCGGGTGGACCCCGCGCTCCTCGCGCACGTCGCCGCGACCGTCCGCCGCGCTCTGTCCGAACGCGACGGCGACGTCCTGTGCTTCCTGCCGGGCGCGGGGGAGATCGCCCGCGTCGCGGGCCTGCTGCGCGACGCCCCCGCCGAGATCCTGCAGGTGCACGGGCAGGCGCCCCCGGCCGCGCAGGACGCGGTCCTCGCCCCGGGCGCCCGCCCCCGCGTGGTGCTGGCGACGTCGGTCGCCGAATCGAGCCTCACCGTCCCGGGCGTGCGCCTCGTCGTCGACTCCGGCCTCGCCCGCGAACCCCGTACCGACCACGCCCGCGGCCTCGGCGCGCTCACGACCGTCCGCGCGTCCCGCGCCGCCGCCGAGCAGCGCGCCGGCCGCGCGGGCCGCGAAGCCCCCGGCGCCGTGTACCGGTGCTGGGCCGAACACGACCACGCTCGCCTGCCCGCCCGCCCGCGCCCGGAGATCGAGCTCGCCGACCTCACCGGCTTCGCGCTGCAGGCCGCCTGCTGGGGAGACCCGGACGCGCGCTCCCTCGCCCTGCTCGACCCGCCCCCGCCCGCCGCGCTCGACGCCGCCCGCGCCACCCTGCACGCCATCGGCGCGGTGGCCGCCGACGGCCGCGTCACCGGCCGCGGCCGCCGCCTCGCCCGCGTCGGCGTCCACCCCCGCCTGGCCCGCGCCCTCCTGGACGGCGCCCGCGAGGTCGGCCCCCGCGCCGCCGCCGAGGTGGTCGCGCTGCTGTCCGAACCCGCGCCGCGCGCCGCCGGCGACGACCTGACCGCCGCGTGGCGCGCCCTCCGCCGCCCCGGCCCGCCCGCCGACGCCGCCGACGCCCACGCCGCCCGCTGGCGCGACGAGTCCCGCCGCCTCCAAGCCGCACTCCCAGAGCAAAAGCACACCCCGGCCGCCCCGGCGGGGCGGGGTGGTGCTTCGGTGGGCGGGGGCGGGCGGGGGGACGACGGGGTCGCCGGGGTCGTGGTGGCGCTCGCGTTTCCCGAGCGGGTCGCGCGGGTGCGGGTTGAGGGCGGGCGCGACTTCCTGATGGCGTCCGGGACGGGCGCGGTGCTCGGCGACGGGTCGGCGCTCGCCGGGGCGCGGCCCCGGTGGCTCGCGGTCGCGGCGGCCGACCGTCCGGCGGGGGCGGCGTCGGCGCGGATCCGGCAGGCGGTGGCGATCGACGAGGACGTGGCCCGGTTCGCGGCGGCGCCGCTCGCGGCGGCGGGCGAGGAGGTCGCCTGGCGGGACGGGGACGTGGTGGCGCGGCGGGTCGAGCGGCTCGGCGCGATCGAGCTGGACGCGCGCCCGCTGCGCGACCCCGATCCCGAGCGGGTGCGGGCGGCGCTGCGCGACGGCGTCCGTGCGCTGGGCACGGGCGTGCTGACCTGGACGCCCGCCGCGACGGCGCTGCGCGAGCGGCTCGCGTTCCTGCATCGGGCGCTGGGGGAGCCGTGGCCCGCCGTGGACGACGCCGCGCTGCTCGCGCACGTCCCGGACTGGGCCACCGCGGCGGGCGCCCGCGGCCGCGCGGGGCTCGCGCGCATCGACGTCGCGGCGGCCCTGCGCGGCCTGCTGCCGTGGGACCTCGCGGCGCGGCTGGACGAGCTGGCGCCCGAGCGGATCGAGGTCCCGTCGGGCTCGCGGATCCGCGTCGACTACGCGCCCGACCGGCCGGTCCTCGCGGCGAAGCTGCAGGAGCTGTTCGGGTGGGAGGCGGCGCCCCGGCTGGCCGGCGGGCGGGTGCCGGTGGCGGTGCACCTGCTGTCCCCGGCGGGCCGCCCGGCCGCCGTCACCTCCGACCTCGCGTCGTTCTGGCGCGAGGGGTACCGGGCGGTGCGCGCCGAACTGCGCGGCCGGTACCCGCGCCATCCGTGGCCGGACGATCCGGTCGCGGCCGTCCCGACCAAGCGGACGAACCGGAGGCGGTAG